CAAGCCCGGATCGAGCGGGCTTGTCAGCTGAGATCTTGGTCGTTGTTGTCGGCACGTCAGCCTTTCCTGCCGCGGGACGTTGGCTTTCCACGGGCTTGGCGTGAACCGCCTGATCTGAAGGAGACGTCTCCAGCGGTTTGGGCTTAGGACGACTTTTCTTCTGAGCCGGTGCGGCTGTCAGGAGCGACCTCACATGGTCCTCATCCACGTTGCTGCTATGGCTCTTGAGTTGCAAGCCAGACCCCTCAAGCCGGTCAATGAGCTCTTTGCTTGACATGCCGAGGACTTTCGCTAGATCGTAAACCCTCATCATTCCCACTCCGGATCACCCCCCCCAGACCTTCCGAGGCTCAGCCCTGCCCCCCAAATCGGCGGCCTGACCATGCGGCCTCTCTCGTTTCCATCTCCACCGGTATCTTTTCCAGAACTGACATCACCGCCCCTGCAAAGCACGGATCCGTCACAGCGACGCACGCTCGAGGGGCCCCTCCGAGAGCGGCCCCTAACTCCTCCTTACCCATGGCCTGCCTCCATGCGATGCCAACCTCTGCGGCCATGGTCCGCAACTTCGAAACCGAGTTCGCCGATGCGTCTACCGCACTCAGGATCAACCGGGCTGTATGGCGCTTCACGGCCGATTCCACCGCCTCTGTGCCTGAGGCGACCTTGCGGGCTCGGCGCGCAAGCCCAAGAAGAGCAGCCACCTTGCGCAAGACACGTTCTCGGATCAGCCCCTCAAGGGCCTGCACTGTCATCGGTTCGAGCGTCACCTTCAGACAGCGCGCAAACTCATCTCTTTTTACCGCCTGCTCCAGGCATATGTGGAGCGGGCAGACATACACCCCGCGTCCAGCTCCCCCGCCCAGATCCACGCCCAGCCTCCCGCCTGGCACAAGATGTACGCGAACAAGATCCCTCTTCGGCCGGCT
This genomic stretch from Candidatus Methylomirabilis limnetica harbors:
- a CDS encoding DUF448 domain-containing protein — encoded protein: MVSQLLRSCVACRTSRPKRDLVRVHLVPGGRLGVDLGGGAGRGVYVCPLHICLEQAVKRDEFARCLKVTLEPMTVQALEGLIRERVLRKVAALLGLARRARKVASGTEAVESAVKRHTARLILSAVDASANSVSKLRTMAAEVGIAWRQAMGKEELGAALGGAPRACVAVTDPCFAGAVMSVLEKIPVEMETREAAWSGRRFGGQG